From Flavipsychrobacter sp., a single genomic window includes:
- the gpmI gene encoding 2,3-bisphosphoglycerate-independent phosphoglycerate mutase, which translates to MSKKVMLIIMDGWGHGQNKKTDAIANANTPFVSSLYDKYPNSELITCGEAVGLPEGQMGNSEVGHLNIGAGRIVYQELQRINVAIRDKEIDKNPALLAAFDKAKANNSTLHYIGLVSDGGVHSHTNHLKALCSLAKDNGVPHTAVHAFTDGRDTDPKGGYGYIKDLLPHLEKTGAQLATICGRYYAMDRDKRWERVALAYKALTKGEGQKTTSPLEAIQASYNNDVTDEFIQPIIVTGNDGQPIANIKDGDVVVCFNFRTDRCREITIALTQQAFPEQGMTPLDLHYVTMTEYDKTYKNVNVIFHKDNLNNTLGEVLEKNGKKQIRIAETEKYPHVTFFFSGGRELPFEGEKRLMADSPKDVATYDEKPEMSAHELTALILPEIKNESADFICLNFANADMVGHTGVWEAAIKAAETVDHCVGQLVPAALGKNYTIFLTADHGNSDLLVNEDGTPNTAHTLNPVPLFVIDNDFNGTVDPGKLGDLAPTILKHMGIRIPEDMTGDVLTD; encoded by the coding sequence ATGTCGAAAAAAGTAATGCTCATTATTATGGACGGGTGGGGTCACGGTCAGAACAAAAAGACTGATGCCATTGCCAATGCAAACACGCCATTTGTTTCTTCTTTATATGACAAATATCCCAACTCTGAACTCATTACTTGTGGCGAAGCGGTGGGGCTGCCTGAAGGGCAAATGGGCAATTCTGAAGTAGGACACCTAAATATAGGCGCAGGCAGGATTGTCTACCAAGAGCTACAACGTATTAATGTAGCCATAAGAGATAAGGAAATCGACAAAAACCCTGCCTTATTGGCTGCTTTTGATAAGGCTAAAGCCAATAATAGCACGCTACACTATATAGGATTAGTGAGCGATGGGGGGGTGCATTCCCATACCAACCATTTGAAAGCTTTATGCAGCCTTGCTAAGGATAATGGAGTACCTCATACGGCAGTACATGCTTTTACCGATGGTAGAGATACCGATCCTAAAGGCGGATATGGTTACATAAAAGACCTGCTCCCACATTTGGAGAAAACAGGGGCACAATTGGCTACTATCTGTGGTAGATACTATGCTATGGATAGAGACAAGCGCTGGGAAAGAGTAGCACTTGCATATAAGGCACTAACAAAAGGTGAAGGACAAAAAACAACTAGTCCGCTTGAGGCTATACAAGCATCTTATAATAATGATGTTACAGATGAGTTTATCCAACCTATTATAGTTACTGGTAACGATGGACAACCTATTGCCAATATAAAAGATGGCGATGTAGTTGTATGTTTTAACTTCCGTACGGATAGATGCAGGGAAATAACCATTGCTTTAACACAACAAGCTTTTCCCGAACAAGGTATGACTCCTCTTGACTTGCATTATGTAACCATGACGGAGTACGATAAGACCTATAAAAATGTCAATGTCATTTTTCATAAAGACAATCTTAACAACACCCTTGGTGAAGTATTAGAAAAAAATGGCAAAAAGCAGATCCGCATTGCAGAAACGGAGAAATACCCGCACGTTACCTTCTTCTTCTCAGGTGGTAGAGAACTACCATTTGAAGGTGAAAAAAGATTGATGGCTGACTCGCCAAAAGATGTGGCTACTTATGATGAAAAACCTGAAATGAGTGCACACGAATTAACAGCACTTATTTTACCTGAAATAAAAAACGAATCTGCTGATTTTATTTGCCTAAACTTCGCTAATGCCGACATGGTAGGACATACAGGTGTGTGGGAAGCGGCTATAAAAGCCGCAGAAACTGTAGACCATTGCGTTGGTCAATTAGTACCAGCTGCTTTGGGAAAAAACTATACTATATTCCTTACTGCAGACCATGGCAACTCTGATCTATTAGTTAATGAAGATGGTACACCAAACACAGCACATACACTAAACCCTGTGCCTCTGTTTGTCATAGACAACGACTTTAATGGAACTGTAGATCCTGGTAAGCTAGGAGACCTAGCCCCAACTATTTTAAAACACATGGGGATACGTATTCCTGAGGATATGACGGGTGATGTATTGACTGATTAG
- a CDS encoding YicC/YloC family endoribonuclease: MLYSMTGFGRAEATINSRQVIVEMKSLNGKQFEVGQKLSPILRAYELDIRTLLSRSLKRGNIDLTVSIKQDGATRPMTVNTELAVFYYQSMQQIAKKLSIAEDNILSTLMRMPEVVATEQDMLPEEEWEQVKALIEKAAANLMEHRKNEGEALYKDMRTRISNIEALLEDIIPLEAERTEKVRTKLNNSLTEMLGKDKVDQNRFEQEMIYYLERIDFSEEKTRLKQHCIYFQETVEKDDVIKGKVLGFILQEIGREINTLGAKANHAGIQQLVINMKDELEKAKEQILNIL, from the coding sequence ATGCTATATTCAATGACAGGTTTCGGCAGGGCAGAAGCTACCATCAACAGCCGACAGGTGATCGTAGAGATGAAATCTTTAAATGGTAAACAATTTGAAGTTGGGCAAAAGCTGTCTCCCATACTACGTGCTTACGAACTGGATATAAGAACGCTACTAAGTCGCTCTTTAAAAAGAGGGAATATAGACCTGACCGTTAGCATTAAACAAGACGGCGCTACAAGACCAATGACGGTAAATACCGAATTAGCGGTTTTTTATTATCAAAGTATGCAGCAAATAGCAAAAAAGCTGAGCATAGCCGAGGATAATATACTATCTACACTTATGCGCATGCCAGAGGTTGTAGCCACAGAGCAAGACATGCTGCCTGAAGAAGAATGGGAGCAAGTAAAAGCGCTTATAGAAAAAGCGGCTGCCAACCTGATGGAACATAGAAAAAATGAAGGGGAAGCACTTTATAAAGATATGCGCACCCGCATTAGCAATATAGAGGCCCTATTGGAAGATATCATACCTCTTGAAGCAGAAAGAACCGAAAAGGTGCGTACTAAACTCAACAATTCTCTCACAGAGATGTTGGGCAAAGATAAAGTGGATCAGAACCGTTTTGAACAGGAAATGATCTATTACTTAGAGCGTATCGATTTCTCAGAAGAAAAAACAAGATTGAAGCAACACTGTATCTACTTTCAGGAAACCGTAGAAAAAGATGATGTGATAAAAGGCAAAGTGCTTGGTTTTATTTTACAAGAAATAGGTAGGGAAATAAACACTCTAGGCGCTAAGGCTAACCATGCGGGCATACAACAATTAGTCATCAACATGAAAGATGAACTAGAAAAAGCGAAGGAACAAATATTGAATATTCTATAA
- a CDS encoding ribonuclease HII produces MLKSHFKKGVIEAGCDEAGRGCLAGPVFAAAVILPEGFYHELLNDSKQIAERDRDMLRPIIEKEAIAWSVAKVEHDEIDEINILNASFKAMHKAIETLKTTPELLLIDGNRFAPYLGIPHQCIVKGDSLYMSIAAASILAKTHRDECMMSMHEQYPMYGWDSNKGYGTIKHRRELVIHGSSPYHRKTFKWKAPPSKATK; encoded by the coding sequence ATGCTGAAAAGCCATTTTAAAAAGGGAGTAATAGAAGCAGGCTGCGATGAAGCAGGTAGAGGCTGTTTAGCGGGTCCTGTATTTGCAGCTGCTGTAATTTTGCCAGAAGGATTTTATCATGAGTTACTTAATGATAGTAAGCAAATAGCGGAAAGGGATAGGGATATGTTACGACCTATAATAGAAAAAGAAGCGATAGCGTGGAGTGTGGCAAAGGTAGAGCATGATGAAATAGATGAAATAAACATTTTGAATGCTTCCTTCAAGGCTATGCATAAAGCAATAGAAACACTAAAAACAACCCCGGAATTATTGCTAATAGATGGTAATAGGTTTGCACCTTATTTAGGCATACCACACCAGTGTATTGTGAAGGGGGATTCCTTATATATGTCTATAGCTGCAGCAAGTATATTGGCCAAGACGCATAGGGATGAATGCATGATGTCTATGCATGAGCAGTACCCAATGTATGGTTGGGATAGTAATAAGGGTTATGGTACAATAAAGCACAGGCGAGAGTTAGTAATTCATGGTAGCTCGCCATATCATAGAAAAACATTTAAGTGGAAAGCACCTCCTAGTAAGGCTACTAAGTAG
- a CDS encoding DUF4783 domain-containing protein has translation MKQLLKKIVITILCSVFVATSAQADELEDVVNYVRTGNVTGMGKYFDKVVAITINNNQASYSDAQAEIILKDFFNKNAVKDFKVIQSSANAGPKTKYAIGNLITSNGNYQLYVVMKVLDNKFILREIRFEKK, from the coding sequence ATGAAACAGTTATTAAAGAAAATAGTAATCACAATATTATGCTCCGTATTCGTAGCAACATCGGCACAAGCCGATGAGCTTGAGGACGTTGTGAACTATGTGCGTACGGGAAATGTTACTGGTATGGGCAAATACTTTGATAAAGTAGTGGCTATTACCATTAATAATAATCAAGCATCTTACAGCGATGCGCAGGCAGAGATCATATTAAAAGATTTTTTTAATAAAAATGCCGTTAAAGATTTTAAAGTAATACAGAGTAGTGCCAATGCAGGACCAAAAACCAAATACGCAATTGGTAATCTGATAACATCTAACGGTAATTACCAATTATATGTGGTAATGAAAGTGTTGGATAACAAATTTATACTCCGAGAAATTAGATTTGAAAAGAAATAG
- a CDS encoding HAMP domain-containing sensor histidine kinase → MRYFTTVHLLLLAYIISAILFWGFSLQQQSTRIYELEKSILTAEIDSNVNKALYDNKVAALEETKSSRTKQYWGEGSTFLIIILIGAAVVYSSFRRSMRLSRQQNNFILAVTHELKSPIAGIKLNLQTLERHELPSDKKKMLIERSVFEANRLNDLCNNMLMVSRIEGRQYKAAKDNFNLSELVADSLHDYADRYPDRFKLSNYDDKYVTGDRTLIQMAINNLLENAIKYSPAGTEIECVLSTKNNYAVIEVKDLGIGIHEDEKNKVFNKFYRVGREETRKTKGTGLGLYLTSKIVKQHKGKIAVKDNEPQGSIFEICLPMTT, encoded by the coding sequence ATGCGTTATTTTACTACCGTCCACTTATTACTACTAGCATATATTATATCAGCTATTCTGTTTTGGGGCTTTAGCCTACAACAGCAAAGCACTCGTATTTATGAGCTAGAAAAATCCATATTAACTGCAGAAATAGACAGTAATGTAAACAAGGCACTCTATGACAATAAGGTTGCCGCGCTTGAGGAAACAAAATCTTCCAGAACCAAACAATACTGGGGAGAAGGTTCTACCTTCTTGATCATTATACTTATTGGCGCTGCTGTTGTTTATTCTTCATTTCGTAGAAGTATGAGACTATCTCGACAACAGAACAATTTTATATTAGCGGTTACCCATGAACTCAAATCCCCAATTGCAGGTATAAAACTTAACCTGCAAACACTAGAGCGTCATGAACTACCGAGCGATAAAAAGAAAATGCTTATAGAACGTTCCGTATTTGAGGCGAATAGGCTTAATGATTTGTGTAATAATATGCTAATGGTATCGCGCATAGAAGGCAGACAGTACAAGGCCGCAAAAGACAACTTTAACTTATCCGAATTAGTAGCAGATAGTTTGCACGACTATGCCGACAGATACCCAGACCGCTTTAAGCTGAGTAACTATGATGATAAATATGTTACAGGAGATAGAACATTGATACAAATGGCAATAAACAACTTATTGGAAAATGCCATAAAATACAGCCCTGCTGGTACAGAGATAGAATGTGTGCTATCCACTAAGAACAACTATGCTGTAATAGAAGTAAAAGACCTAGGTATTGGCATACATGAAGATGAAAAAAACAAAGTCTTTAATAAGTTTTACAGAGTAGGTAGAGAAGAGACTAGAAAGACAAAAGGTACAGGACTAGGGTTATATCTTACTTCAAAAATAGTGAAGCAGCACAAAGGCAAAATAGCTGTGAAAGACAACGAACCTCAAGGAAGTATATTTGAGATATGCTTACCAATGACTACTTAG
- a CDS encoding 3'-5' exonuclease: MQEYLKGLNEQQKIAVEHIEGPIMIVAGAGSGKTKVLTTRIAHLMGQGVDAFNILALTFTNKAAKEMKERIELILGNSEARNLYIGTFHSVFAKILRAEADKLGYPNNFTIYDTDDAKNVIKTIVKAMNLDDKHYKPNYIYNRISAAKNGLIDYNTYKQDTFIQQEDARSSRPLIGEIYEQYAKRCFRNGAMDFDDLLFNMFILLSRVPEVLAKYQHRFKFILIDEYQDTNLAQYQIIKMLGAVHENICVVGDDAQSIYSFRGATVQNILQFQDDYEDVKVVKLEQNYRSTQSILNVANTIISNNKNQIPKDLWTDNSLGDKIKLVRTLTDNDEGRFIADAITEMKLRNHYANKDFAILYRTNAQSRSFEESLRRMNIPYKLYGGVSFYQRKEIKDYLAYLRLIVNKQDEENLKRIINYPARGIGKTSLERMIVVANEHNVTLWDVLQTPQSAGLKGAASNAIENFVIMVKSFQTLLEKQNAYDVAFAVGKHTGLVQDLYNDKSVEGLARYENVQELLNSIKEFTETPDEEGELKDKSLGSYLQQISLLTDADNENEEDQDTVKLMTIHAAKGLEFPCVFSVGLEENLFPSAMSMYDRADLEEERRLFYVSTTRAKEKLWVTYANSRYRFGNLVQNEPSRFIDEIPEQYLDRTYTGMNSTATGSVGSFGNRLGRNKSFDKAPSLKKLADKLNQKAPPAHSPAADFKADDPMEMEVGMDIEHIKFGFGKITSIEGGANNRIATIEFQEGHGTKKIMLNYAKIKIVR; encoded by the coding sequence ATGCAGGAATATCTGAAGGGGCTTAATGAACAACAAAAAATAGCCGTAGAACATATTGAGGGACCAATAATGATCGTTGCTGGTGCCGGTAGTGGAAAAACCAAGGTATTAACTACACGTATAGCCCACCTAATGGGGCAAGGTGTGGATGCGTTTAATATACTCGCGCTGACTTTTACCAACAAAGCAGCAAAGGAAATGAAAGAACGTATCGAACTCATATTAGGCAATTCTGAAGCTCGTAATTTATACATAGGTACTTTCCACTCTGTATTCGCAAAAATACTCCGTGCCGAAGCCGATAAACTTGGTTACCCTAACAACTTTACAATATATGATACCGATGACGCTAAAAATGTCATCAAAACAATTGTCAAGGCAATGAACCTTGACGACAAGCACTATAAGCCTAATTACATCTACAACCGTATATCTGCTGCTAAAAATGGCTTAATTGACTATAACACGTATAAGCAAGATACTTTTATACAACAAGAAGATGCTAGAAGTAGCAGGCCACTAATTGGCGAAATATATGAACAGTATGCTAAGCGTTGCTTTAGAAACGGGGCTATGGACTTTGACGATCTACTCTTTAATATGTTCATTCTTTTATCTAGAGTACCGGAAGTGCTAGCTAAGTACCAACACCGCTTCAAGTTCATACTAATAGATGAGTATCAAGATACCAACTTGGCACAGTATCAAATAATAAAAATGCTTGGGGCAGTACACGAAAACATATGCGTAGTAGGTGATGATGCACAAAGTATCTATTCTTTCCGTGGAGCTACCGTGCAAAACATTCTACAGTTTCAAGACGACTATGAGGATGTAAAGGTGGTAAAGCTGGAACAAAACTATAGAAGCACCCAATCTATTCTTAATGTTGCCAATACAATTATATCTAACAATAAAAACCAGATACCTAAAGACCTTTGGACAGACAATAGCCTTGGTGACAAAATAAAGCTCGTACGTACACTGACTGATAATGACGAAGGACGCTTCATTGCTGATGCAATAACAGAAATGAAATTGCGCAACCACTATGCCAATAAAGACTTTGCCATACTTTACCGTACCAATGCGCAAAGCCGTTCCTTTGAAGAAAGTCTCCGTAGGATGAATATCCCCTATAAACTATATGGTGGTGTTTCTTTCTATCAACGTAAGGAGATCAAGGACTACCTAGCTTATCTACGTCTTATCGTTAACAAACAAGACGAAGAGAACCTAAAACGCATTATCAACTACCCTGCAAGAGGTATTGGAAAAACCAGCTTGGAGCGTATGATAGTTGTAGCCAATGAGCACAACGTTACTCTATGGGATGTATTACAAACACCTCAATCAGCAGGATTAAAAGGTGCCGCTAGTAATGCCATTGAAAACTTTGTGATAATGGTTAAGAGTTTTCAAACCTTATTAGAAAAGCAAAACGCATACGATGTTGCCTTCGCTGTTGGTAAACATACAGGTTTAGTACAAGATCTATACAACGACAAATCAGTAGAAGGTCTAGCTCGATATGAAAACGTACAGGAGTTACTTAACTCAATAAAAGAGTTTACAGAAACGCCAGATGAAGAAGGAGAATTAAAAGACAAATCTTTAGGTAGCTACTTACAACAAATATCGCTACTTACTGATGCAGATAATGAGAATGAAGAAGATCAGGATACTGTAAAACTGATGACCATACACGCCGCTAAAGGTCTGGAGTTTCCATGCGTCTTCTCTGTTGGATTGGAAGAAAACCTCTTTCCAAGTGCTATGAGCATGTACGACAGAGCCGATCTGGAGGAAGAGCGCCGCTTGTTTTATGTGAGCACCACCCGCGCTAAAGAAAAGCTATGGGTGACTTATGCTAATAGTCGCTACAGATTTGGAAATTTAGTACAAAATGAACCAAGTAGGTTTATAGACGAGATACCGGAACAATACCTAGACCGTACCTATACAGGTATGAACAGTACTGCAACTGGATCAGTTGGCTCTTTTGGCAACAGACTTGGCAGAAATAAATCTTTTGACAAAGCTCCTTCATTAAAAAAATTAGCTGATAAACTAAATCAAAAAGCACCTCCTGCTCACAGCCCTGCTGCCGATTTTAAAGCTGACGACCCGATGGAAATGGAAGTAGGAATGGATATTGAACATATCAAATTTGGCTTTGGGAAAATAACAAGCATTGAGGGTGGTGCTAATAATAGAATAGCTACAATAGAGTTTCAAGAAGGACATGGTACTAAAAAAATAATGCTCAACTACGCTAAGATTAAGATAGTTAGGTGA
- a CDS encoding gliding motility lipoprotein GldH gives MQSKHIILSLLVTILLLSGCLPSPYYQKEYNVPNNAWDYDFDPSFKFEITDTTAPYHLYFIIRHTDAYPYSNIWVWINTKQPNDTTFQRSRIEIPLTDHSGKWFGRGMGEIWEQRMPITRNDKPMIFNQIGTYEIQFEQNMRINPLSEILNIGLRVEKDTKRNFSTQ, from the coding sequence ATGCAGTCAAAACATATTATACTATCATTACTAGTTACCATCCTGTTGTTGTCTGGTTGCCTACCCTCTCCATATTATCAGAAGGAGTATAATGTGCCTAATAATGCTTGGGATTATGACTTCGACCCTTCTTTCAAGTTTGAAATAACTGACACTACAGCACCCTATCATTTATATTTTATCATCAGGCATACTGATGCCTACCCTTATTCAAACATATGGGTATGGATCAATACCAAACAACCTAACGATACAACCTTCCAAAGATCTCGTATTGAAATACCCCTTACCGATCATAGTGGTAAGTGGTTTGGCAGAGGCATGGGAGAAATTTGGGAACAACGCATGCCCATCACTCGAAACGATAAGCCCATGATATTTAACCAAATAGGCACTTATGAAATTCAGTTTGAACAAAATATGCGTATTAATCCCCTATCAGAAATTCTAAATATTGGCCTACGTGTGGAAAAGGATACAAAGCGTAACTTTAGTACACAGTAA
- a CDS encoding peptidoglycan DD-metalloendopeptidase family protein translates to MRTLATLFFLAFSLVASAQQPSRAELEKRRSDILKDIKETQAQLEATKKDTRVTMGQLRAIKNKLYKRQKLINNINLEMKQLDNSIKGSTDEIGDLRKKLGVLKMRYAQSVRYAYKSRSSYDMLSFLFSSDDFNEALRRLKYLKKYRDFRKDQAEQIRLTQVKLEDQIKTLNSERDKKDELLAAEEKQRQAVQEERDQTDEMVRQLKGREKELLAKINKNKVAAKKLDNAVQEIIRREIEIARKKAAEEERRRKEEEARRLQQEKERQAALAAAKSINDVGNGSNVTVTNSAPKPKPAETAPPKSTKPVRTFNHPMTPEATALSNDFANNKGKLPWPVEKGYIAIKFGKYQHPIAEKVEMDNNGIDIGTDPGAPARAVFNGTVTNVLFIDDMGWNVIINHGHYFTLYSRLSKVTVKKGDKVATKQTIGKVDINDEGESFINFQVWSGANKTNPELWIAR, encoded by the coding sequence ATGCGTACTCTTGCCACGCTATTTTTCTTGGCCTTTTCCCTAGTTGCTTCTGCACAGCAGCCTTCGCGTGCTGAGCTGGAAAAGAGACGTTCGGATATTTTAAAGGATATAAAAGAAACGCAGGCACAGTTAGAAGCTACAAAGAAAGATACCCGCGTGACGATGGGGCAGCTTCGCGCTATTAAGAATAAGCTGTATAAGCGTCAAAAGCTCATCAACAATATCAATTTGGAGATGAAGCAGCTAGATAATAGCATCAAAGGCTCTACGGATGAGATAGGTGATCTAAGGAAGAAGCTGGGAGTATTGAAAATGCGCTATGCACAGTCTGTTAGGTATGCTTATAAGAGCAGGAGCTCTTATGATATGTTATCCTTCCTATTTTCTTCTGATGATTTCAATGAAGCTTTAAGGAGGTTAAAATACCTGAAAAAATACCGTGATTTCAGAAAGGATCAGGCGGAGCAAATACGCCTGACACAAGTAAAGCTCGAAGATCAAATAAAGACGCTCAACTCTGAAAGGGATAAAAAAGATGAACTTTTGGCTGCAGAAGAAAAACAAAGACAAGCAGTACAGGAAGAACGTGACCAGACAGATGAAATGGTGCGCCAACTAAAAGGAAGAGAAAAGGAGCTTTTAGCTAAAATAAATAAGAACAAAGTTGCCGCTAAGAAGTTAGATAATGCGGTACAAGAGATCATACGAAGAGAGATAGAGATAGCTAGAAAAAAGGCAGCAGAAGAGGAGAGAAGACGTAAAGAAGAAGAAGCTAGAAGGCTGCAACAAGAAAAAGAAAGACAAGCAGCGCTTGCTGCTGCCAAGAGCATTAATGATGTAGGAAATGGTAGTAACGTAACAGTAACCAATAGTGCCCCCAAACCTAAGCCTGCAGAAACTGCGCCGCCAAAGTCTACAAAGCCTGTAAGGACTTTCAACCACCCTATGACGCCAGAGGCTACAGCACTATCTAATGATTTTGCCAATAATAAAGGTAAGCTGCCTTGGCCTGTAGAAAAGGGATATATCGCTATTAAGTTTGGTAAATATCAGCACCCTATTGCCGAAAAGGTGGAGATGGATAATAACGGAATTGATATAGGTACTGATCCCGGTGCTCCGGCGAGGGCTGTCTTTAATGGTACGGTTACTAATGTTCTGTTTATTGACGATATGGGTTGGAATGTTATTATCAATCATGGGCACTATTTTACATTATACTCCCGCCTTTCCAAGGTAACTGTAAAGAAAGGAGATAAAGTTGCCACTAAACAAACTATTGGTAAAGTAGACATTAATGATGAAGGGGAAAGCTTCATCAACTTCCAAGTATGGAGTGGTGCTAACAAGACCAATCCTGAGCTTTGGATCGCACGATAG
- a CDS encoding DUF4139 domain-containing protein: MRISILVFLLASFLANTTSHAQKQVRVDIKEATVFLRGAELTSTTNTSIPKGESEILFTNIAGNVNEQSLNIGASNGVVVQSATFQNNYLVDDNLSPRAQEIKDSIELVQNKRNRYNNELSVINEQVAILSQNRKVTGEDKGLSVVELQKMLDLVKNRMGALLNEKDALAIKVKDADQLIKKLNQQLQQEKNKGFQPGGQLLVKFYATKATTTNVHISYVVPNAGWTPTYDLRVDKINAPVQLFYKAHVYQNSGVSWNNVKLSLSTGNPNEGAQAPVMHPWRLAFYTPRPINYRNNAYNNGSGAGKYNADMAEAKSLSSYDREIAINEAAPSSINDFVQVDNSGIATSFDIDLPYTILSNGQKQTVAIKKHELPATYRYYAVPKIDRDAFLQAQVTDWEDLNLLPAQTNIFFEDTYVGQGYIDVRNVKDTMTLSLGRDKKVIIRRECEKHLRSERTIGTNVKKNYNYAISVRNTRNEPLNITLLDQIPISNDKDIVIEDKKYKGANYNETTGAVTWKLNIKANETQKLDLGFTVKYPKGKNINL, translated from the coding sequence ATGCGTATATCCATCTTGGTATTTCTTCTAGCTAGCTTTCTGGCCAATACCACATCCCACGCCCAAAAACAAGTGCGTGTAGACATTAAAGAAGCAACAGTATTTCTCAGAGGTGCAGAGCTTACCAGCACTACTAACACAAGCATTCCTAAAGGGGAATCAGAAATATTATTTACCAATATTGCTGGCAATGTCAATGAACAAAGTCTGAATATTGGTGCTTCTAATGGTGTAGTGGTGCAATCTGCCACTTTTCAAAACAACTATTTAGTTGATGATAATCTATCACCACGTGCACAAGAAATAAAGGATAGTATTGAACTGGTACAGAACAAACGCAATAGGTACAATAATGAGCTGAGTGTGATTAATGAACAAGTGGCCATACTTAGTCAGAATAGAAAAGTAACTGGTGAGGATAAGGGGCTATCGGTAGTAGAGTTGCAAAAAATGCTTGACTTAGTCAAAAACAGGATGGGTGCTCTTCTTAATGAAAAAGATGCATTAGCTATCAAAGTAAAAGACGCAGACCAGCTTATCAAAAAGCTAAACCAACAGCTACAACAAGAAAAGAACAAGGGATTTCAACCAGGTGGTCAGTTATTGGTGAAGTTTTATGCCACCAAGGCTACTACTACTAATGTTCACATATCTTATGTAGTACCGAACGCAGGATGGACACCTACTTATGACCTACGTGTAGATAAAATAAATGCTCCGGTACAACTATTCTACAAAGCACATGTATATCAAAACAGTGGTGTAAGTTGGAATAACGTAAAGCTATCTCTTTCTACAGGCAACCCTAACGAGGGAGCGCAAGCTCCGGTAATGCACCCTTGGCGCTTAGCCTTCTATACGCCTCGTCCTATTAACTATAGAAACAATGCCTATAACAATGGTTCGGGTGCCGGTAAGTATAACGCAGACATGGCAGAAGCCAAAAGCTTGAGCAGCTACGACAGAGAAATAGCGATCAATGAAGCTGCTCCAAGTAGTATCAATGATTTTGTACAAGTAGACAACAGCGGCATTGCCACATCGTTTGATATAGACCTACCTTATACCATTTTAAGCAATGGGCAAAAACAAACTGTGGCTATCAAAAAACATGAACTACCCGCTACATATCGTTACTATGCAGTACCTAAAATTGACAGGGACGCTTTCCTTCAAGCACAAGTAACAGACTGGGAAGATCTAAATCTACTGCCTGCACAAACCAATATTTTCTTTGAAGACACCTATGTAGGGCAAGGGTATATTGATGTCCGTAATGTAAAAGACACAATGACACTATCACTAGGTAGAGATAAGAAGGTAATAATTCGTAGAGAGTGTGAAAAACACTTACGTAGCGAACGTACGATAGGAACTAATGTCAAGAAAAACTACAACTATGCTATAAGTGTTCGTAATACAAGAAACGAACCTTTAAACATAACCCTGCTAGACCAAATACCGATAAGTAACGATAAGGATATAGTAATAGAGGATAAGAAATACAAAGGTGCTAACTATAACGAAACTACTGGTGCCGTTACCTGGAAACTAAATATAAAAGCCAATGAAACACAAAAGCTAGACTTAGGTTTCACGGTCAAGTATCCTAAAGGCAAAAACATTAATTTATAA